TACGATACTTTACTCTTTTAGGCTGTAACATTTCTAAATTCTAATTTTTGTGAAAAATTATTTTCTTCTACGAGGTCCTTTCTTAGCTCCTGCGTTAGCTCCACCTTTTCCTCCTGACTTTTTAGCCAAGCCTACTAATGGAGATAATTCACGTTTACCATAAACCTCACCTTTCATAATCCATACCTTAACTCCGATTCTACCGTAAGTTGTATGGGCTTCTACCAAAGCATAGTCAATATCAGCTCTAAAAGTAGATAAAGGAATTCTACCTTCTTTATAGTGCTCTGAACGTGCCATTTCAGCACCGTTTAAACGACCTGAAATTTGGATTTTAATCCCTTCAGAGTTCATACGCATTGTTGCAGCAATAGCCATTTTTATTGCACGTCTGTATGAAATTCTGTTTTCAATTTGACGAGCAACACTTGCAGCAACTAAATTAGCGTCTAATTCTGGACGTTTAATTTCAAAAATATTGATTTGTACTTCGTTTCCAGTTAATTTCTTTAACTCCTCTTTTAACTTGTCTACCTCTTGTCCACCTTTTCCGATAATGATACCAGGTCTAGCAGTAGTGATAGTAACGGTTACAAGTTTAAGAGTACGCTCAATAATTATTCTAGAAACACTAGCTTTGTATAATCTTGCATTTAAGTACTTTCTTATCTTAT
Above is a genomic segment from Wenyingzhuangia fucanilytica containing:
- the rpsC gene encoding 30S ribosomal protein S3; the protein is MGQKTNPIGNRLGIIRGWDSNWYGGNDYGDKIAEDYKIRKYLNARLYKASVSRIIIERTLKLVTVTITTARPGIIIGKGGQEVDKLKEELKKLTGNEVQINIFEIKRPELDANLVAASVARQIENRISYRRAIKMAIAATMRMNSEGIKIQISGRLNGAEMARSEHYKEGRIPLSTFRADIDYALVEAHTTYGRIGVKVWIMKGEVYGKRELSPLVGLAKKSGGKGGANAGAKKGPRRRK